GAAGTCCCCAGATCACATGCTCCCAAAGCATCCCTGTGCTTCTTCTTTTGAGGCCCATATTGttcttgtaaatatttatctCATACACGGTTTATagttattatgtattttaataacttttcattACTGATATTCAAAAATGTTGACATCATtagactgtaaaccctgtaagcaATAAGTCCCAGCAACCAGTTCCAAGTATGCATAGAGGAGACACCTGATTAATATACTTGCTTAATGCTAAAGTGAAAAACTTGTGACATGTGACCATGTCAAGGAATACATATTACAGCATtgtttttaatggttgcataaaTCTATTTTTGCAGGATATTTAGGtgggttctttttttccctccattattGGCATATTTGTTCAATTTCTTTCCTGGAAATGGAATCTGGGGAGTCAAATCTATGTACATtttaataatagcaaaatatattcagaatgtaCTTCCTATATATCAGAAATCTTCAATCCATTATTATGGCTGAATAGAAGGATACCAACCAAGATATGCCACTTCTTTCCAGCACAGGcccatttcttttctccattcatCTACAACTGCAAGCTTGTCTGGTACACTGACTTCCATTTTGCAATCCAGTTTTAAGGAAGAGAGAGTCTGCTTTGAACAGGCCCTTTCTGAGATTAACCtcaccttaagaaaaaaaaaaaaaaagggcaaaatgagaaaacagaaatctctcataataaaataacaccttttaaataatacaaatcacGAGTGAGTAGTCTGAAGGACTAATTAAGTAAAAtcaactaatttattttaaaatgatgaagctTTAACACATTTGATTGCTAGTAGTCCAATAAAGGTGAAagactgttttctacagtggaaAGGATTCTATCtacaggtaaaaaataaaatatacattgtcTGATAACAATCTAAGATTCTCCAATAATTCAGTTTATTCAGAGGAAAGTCTAACTTGTCTCTCATGCTGCTCAGAAACATGTATTTAAGATTTCTAGTGAATTCTAAGAAATCATCTTaaacttcatttttgaaaatacacataagtattgttattttgaattaaaattttcaatcatAAGAAtaagctacatttaaaaaatccacCTGAGATTTGCTTTTTTCCCAATGCTGACACCTATTTTCTGTGAAATCTTTCTGGTTGCAAGATCCTATCAGAAATACTAGATAGCACCTACTATCAtactcattaaataaataaatattatttattgatagACAAATTACTAATTCTACTCATCTAAAAGTAAATAGCACAATTTTCTAGGCATGTGAAAGctaaatttcagatattttaattgATAATACTAAAAACGTAAATCTCTTATTTCCCTCACATGTTCCTTGACCTTAAATCACAATCTTAAAAAGCACTGCTATGTTCAGGGGGCACGTACCTCAATACCacttttctttaataaacttATCCCAATAGCATCTTTTACATCATaagatattatttctttttggtcTCCTGATACATAAATGTGGCCATTGGTTAGACATCCATCAATATTGCAAACGAAAAGTTTTATCTCCTTCAGCTTCTCTTTGCCAAAATAGCCAAAtctaaaagaaaccaaaagagactTTTGAATTTTAGTGTGATACTAATCTCTCATCTGGCTAACACCAGTAAACTTGATAACCCGTTTCCATTTAATTACTCAAACATTACCTTTCCAAGTAACCTCACACATACACTTCAACTTACAGTGCAAGGATTTTAAGTGTGGTCTAACCAGATTATGTGCTTCTCAAGTTACTGAATAAGCCATCTATAggcatattttatgtatatgtctTCCTTACATAAgcaaaataattacaaaagatCCTAAGATTGGAGGatcaaaaatcagttgtccaCAAGTGAATTTAAATGTATCTACTAAAAATCATTCATTGTGGTCTAGTGCAAAGGCTATACAATCTTGTTTTCACCTTAAAACTCTTTGTTCTGCAATAGGCCAGTCAATGTCCACATCTATGTCCACACTGTGCTCGGCTCGCATCTCGTAGTACGCCATTTTCCCACCCTAAAGATAGCACAGGTGCCATGAGGACTGTTGTCAACATGCATTCACACATATCAAAAAGTTTATTACAATACAGAACAATGAATCCACTTCTATAGTactaagaaaaatgaataagccaGTAATACCAGAcacacaacaaataattttttttggaggggagagCTTATTGTTTTCCATATATTCAAAccacataaaacaaacaaccttGACATTCTTCAAATTCTATTTACACAGTGCAAgttcccatttttctttaaatagattttaaagactgaaacagagcagaaataataTGCATCCTCCAGTATTCTGACCACAAGGAATTTTCTGGGAATCCCTAATTGTATCCCCTTTGTTCTGGTAGTCTCTCCCATCATCATCCAAAAGCAGTAGTATAAATGTTTTTGGAACTTCTGTTCCTATTTGCAATAGGGGTAAGATTGGGTAGGAAAAGGAACTGTAGTATCTACTGTACAGAACTGCCTTAGATCCCTGAGCTACAGATGGGAGTGGACAATAATTGTCTGGGTCACATGTGGGTAAAGGTAGGAACAGTGTCATGATCCTGGGGTATGGGGCAAGAGGAGTGAGGCCTTTCCTGATTGTAATCATTTGAAGGTCAATATCAATCactagaaattttcatttttcagaattGTCAGTCTCTTTACAAATCTTGCTACAGTGAGAAACCTACTTTTCTCCACACTTTAGGAAATGGTCAAATCACATTCCCCCTTAGCAAAGAGCTTATGGAGGGTGGTATCTATAGATGTCAAATCTAATTTTCCTGAATACTCAAACTTAACTGAACAGCCAGTCTACAGTTCGCCTACTGACCAGAAGATTGGAAAAATTCCTTCCCCTTAGAGAATGAGTCACATTAGAATTTTTACTATAAAGAATGGAGTTCGGGGGTTCTTAAATGCTATTTTTTGAGTAACATAGGACCTGAATCCAAATCCTAACAGTGCCATTCACAACTTGTTTTTGCTTTGAGACAATTGCTTCATTTTTCAGAGCTgccatttcctcctctgaaacAGAACTAGGAACATCCATTTTATTCCGTTATATAAGATAACCTGTGTAGTATTTCATATAGTCCTGGGTCCATAGTAAATGCTGAATAAAGTATAGCTATAACCAAAATGAACAAATAGTATATGATGTAACGTAACCACACAGGCTCTAAAGATGAGAGAGACATCCAACTCCCTTATTGTAAAATGAGAGCATTAAGACTCAGAACAgataaaatgatatattcaagGTTAAATAGTTATAGAGATTTTACTACAATATATTCCAGTTTTCCTGATGCCCAGGTTGGTGCTCTTTCACCTCTACTATACTGTTgtgttttttgtctcttttcaaaGTAGTACAGGTTATTCAACTGTACAACCACAACTTGACAGTAATACAACTATGGATTAAAAACAGAGTTTTGAATGAAATAACATGAATACCAGGACACATATAGAACATTCAATActtgtttcatttctaatcttaatGTTACAACTGTAGCAGAATCCCATATTCACTGAATGAACCCCAAAGATCATTTTGGGGTAAGTGTGCAGGATAAATGCCTCAGATAATAAATCTTGTCAGTTACTGCTTTTCCCCTAGGGGTTAATACTTTCCTTTATGTGCCATACTTCTTTCTTAGAACTCAAAGTATATAGATAAAAGGGTTTGAAAGGTTTTTGCAAAATGAGGGCACAAACCTGTAAGTAACCCATCTCTATCAAATGTCTTTTAGCAAAATAAAACGAGCCATTTTCATATAATTCTCCATCCCAGTCTTGTCGACGAGGTCGTTTAGCTGGATTCAAATTCAGAGGCTCAGTCATTTCACGAACTAAAAGCAAAAAGCTACAGTAAGTCCCAGGTGCTTTGAACACTGAAAATGTtcattcagtaatttttttaaaaagcaaataaaaatgaactcagaAGGTAGAATATTTCTGTAtctaaataaacaatttaaaagattttttaaagaaacaaaacctcTAATAATTCTGATGatttatctttgcttttcaataacaataataagagaaaaataaggtaTCTTACAGAGAAATTCTGAGCAATTAAAGTTTTAAActatttatacaaatataatgCTTTGGGAGGACATAAAGGCAACCTTAAAATAGTTTCAAAAGAAGTGAATTTGTTATAAAGTACCCATAGTTCAATATTTGAGCCCTTTAAATCTACTGCTCACTATGAGCTTCTATAGAAATACAATGTATGTGTTATTTATCTAATGTGGTTGAGAAATTACTCTCATGGAATTATTACAGAAAAATGAATACTTCCCCACTAAATTATTGAAACTTTCATATTGATAGAACTGCTTATATAATGTATGATACATTCTTACTAGtagttaaaaaaatactaatataaaatatacataacaataaataaataatgtttacttATTATTGTTGATAATAATGAAGGCTGAGCAATACCAACATTAATGATTATAACATGATATAATAAATGAAGCCTTCAGTATTGGTATATAGGAATTCCCTTGGCTTTCCACTAAATTTTTGCCAAATTTGTGTTTGTGGATGTGTATGGATactttttgaactttttaaactttaatcaCATATCATATAAAGCTCAATATTCATTTTAACACTGAGCTTCCTTGATTTGTTCAAAAATGTGTTTTACAAGCTTTAATCCTTCCTATATCTTATTTCTGATATTTAGTGAATAAGttcaaaatattatatacataaaacttaATGTAGAACTTGCTACAGAGAAgacaataaatgcttattgaatgaaatcaataaatttagtCATTGATATACTGCATTGATTTTGACAGCATTCATATTTAGAGGCTGAAAAATCATCATTTTCTGTCTATAACTTTATCTTCTTATCTTAATTGCTCTTTTGTGGACCTTCTCCATTTTCACTGCATCTTCCCCTCTCCTTTAAGTCAAACATAGGTTAAAGACCAGCTTTCCTACATTCAACACATGTCAGGGCATTGAAGAGTAATCACACTGCCTTTCTTCAAGTATGTTACATTTACCTATTTGTTGGTGATTCTATTCTTTATTGCAGATTTTGCTACTTTATCTGGCTAGAAATCAGGCTCTAGCTAAACGTTATGGAACTCTTTTTGCACGAGAAGTTACAAACTTTGGGAAGCAATTCCACAAATTCATTCTTGAGGTTCTCCAAAACTTTTCGGTGGAAGATTTCTATTCCCACAATTCTGTGATTTATACGGAGTTTATCAAACAAGTCTAGAACAACATAAAAGTATTTGCTCTAGAAAAATGACATGTCTTCCTCAAAATACAAATAGAGGGTTAAAATAATCCTTTGTAAAAAGTAATAATTTGGTATCATTGTTTTGCCTCAATAATCACAAGATTTAGAACACATTATAAATGTTATTACCTACTAGAGTTAAGAATCCCATGTTCTATTTTACTGCTCCCTTTTTACTCTCCCCACTCCTAAAGaatatttacatatgaaaaattAATTCTCCATAAAATGAGCTAAAATAAAGATTGATACAACAGATTACCTCCTTTCTGAATTTCACCCCATCGAAACTGATGGCGTCTcacaacagagaaaacagaatcatatCCTTCTTCTCGAATCATTTCTGCAACTTTCTGAAGATCAGTAGGATGTAAACATGGAGAAGTAGCTTGAATATTTCCTACAATGTCAACCTCttaagaagacaaaacaaatgaaaagaacatcAAAATAAAGTTCTTTGCAAGCAAGTAATACTAAGATCTAAATTCAAATGTTAAAACAAGTCTTGTGAAATGATAGGCAAGTTGGAAATCAtgtaaaatgttgaataaacTATTAGTCAAACTCATACCATTGTGGTAATTAAGAAACTCTATGATGGCGTCTAGTGAGGTAGAACTGTCTTTTGAAGCTTCAGAACTTCTTCGATGAACTTGTGCACCAAACTGTTTGGCCACATTCTCAATCTCATCATGGTCTGTTGAAACCCAAACACTGTAcagatattaagaaataaaaagccaaatcactaaaaaaaaaaatcattaaagataAAAAGGAGCTCTGCAACCCCAAAAATACAGCTTACATACTGTTAGAATACTTCTTGTACCAGCAAAATAATGTTACAGATagaaagtaatataaaatttaaagaaaaataaagtattttctacgtaaaccacattttaaaatgtctgaatCAAAAACGTGGTCCTAgatgttatatttatatttacatatataaatatttatattatatataacatattatttatatacatattatttacatAGCCCTAGATATAGttttataaaatcagaaaaaaatgataattggTCTTTTTGAAGCTACTGGTATATTAAAGACACTAGTAACACAAGAAGTTcaaatctaaagaaaataaagaagatactGCTTCTCATTCCCCATCAAAATCCAAAATATTGTGTATTTAATATACttgctaagaaaaaaatggatttggCTTAGCCAAACCACGACACTGAAAGAGTTTCAAGCTTAGTAGAGACTAAATGCCCAAAACAATCAGACAAGCCAACTCTTTTTTTGCCAATTAACAATGGGTATATAAATATCTGAACATAGAATCAAGTGGGTAAAGCCACCGATAACAATTAAAGATGTGGAGAACATGACTTGATTGGCTCAGGAGAGCTTAGTTGAACAGCTCTATTAACCACAGCTTACAGCGTTGACCATTTGGACTTTATAAGATGACGAGTaagagtaaaatataaaacattatttggGGGCGTGTACTAGTCTGTACTGAATTGTTTCCTTGACCTTTACAAATCCCCACTGCTAGAAACAGAAGATGTGAGTATTAACTCTAGCCACAATGTTTTTATAGTGACATTACACAAATCTGAATGACTTCTTTGGTATATgcacatacagttgacccttgaacagcactggtttgaactgtgtgaatatttttcagtaaatgtACTGGAAACATTTTAGAAGGTCtgctaaaatttgaaaaaaattgcaaacTGTGTAGCCTAGTAAtattggaaaaaataagaaaaagttaggtgggacttccctggcggtccagtggttacgactccgtgcttccaatgcagggggagtggtttcgatccctggttggggaactaagatcgcacatgctgcgaggcatggccaaaaaataaacaacaacgaTGTAATTAAACCAGCCAAGATGACTAAGTATAATACCACaaaaacgcaaaaaaaaaaaaaggtatgccATGAACGCATAAAACATATGTAGATAATAGTCTATCCTTACACAGACatgagtgatatttaatataaagttaataatgttttacttttctgttttttaactctGCCCATCATCACAGGtaagtggtttttttaaaaaatggaacaatGTTTCTGAcactgtattatgaatatgactgtaatactgtatgccataaaaattttatgattcattcattagtgtataggctaggCTACCATGAAGCAATCACACTGATTACCACAGGCTACCATAAAGCAATCACACTGTTGCTTCTTTGTTATCAATGCCCGAATCATTAgacctgtaaataaatatgaatttctttttcacattatcttttcatttttgatgttcaGTGTTAGTAATATGTGtaacatctacagtgttttgtatcatatgACAATATTGATACTGACAGGTGATTCATCTTGTAAACAAAGTAAACTTACGATATAGTGcagtactgtaaatgtattttgtCTTCCTTacgattttcttttctctagcttactttattgtaatATACTATacaacacatatatattataaaatgtgttaatcaataataaaaaataaaacataaacaaaataaaactaaataaaacataatgtgTTTCAGATATAGAAAACTCATGGTTActcatggggagagggaaagggggagggccaatataggggtaggggaaaaaaaagggttattatgggattacaTAAAAtcatgtgtgaaacttttgaaaattgtaaagcactacagaatttaaagaatctttcaattaaaaaaatcaattaaatttaaaaaacataatgtgTTTATGTTACTGGTAAGGCTTTAGTGaacagtaggctattagtagttaagttttggTGGATCAAAAGCTAATCTGGGATTTTTGACTGCCCCGGGTGGGGAGTTGACACCCTgaccccacattgttcaagggtcaactctattTCTTTACCCCTTTCATTCAGTATCTACTGAATGAATGAGAACCTGCATGTTTCAAACGTCTATGCTCAATTGTCAAGAGTGAAAagagagaaactaaagaaaaattccTAACATCTCTGGCTTTCATTTatgaatttaatttcatttattgccttTACTATTGGCAGATGATTTAATAGAGATAAAGTCAATAAACCCCCATAgtgcccccaatttttttttcagaggaaaCCTAGTAAACAAGATGAGCCATTGGCTAGGAGTCAAGTGTGTCATACCTACTCATGTCATTCTGCACAAGGCACAACATAGGAGCCCTCATTTTCCTCCATCTcaaaatctgaaataattttgGGATAAGTTTTTCACTGGAAAGTGTCACAAAgttatataacaaagtgaagtaCCAACAAAAAtgtagtgaatttttaaaagaggataaAAGGAGGGTGGTGATGGTAACACAGTAAAAACGTAAACAGTAAAAGAAAGAGATGAGTTTTTTGACATCTGGTTTCCATCACTAATTGAAATAAATTACTGAAGCCATTTTATTATCCTGATCTTTACTGTAATAAACATTCAACACCTCAGGATTCAGTGATCTTTTGGAAATGCTAAACAGTAAATAAGAAATAACAGAGGTTGGGAAGAGGTTTGCCTGTGTTTcatctttcctcccttttattattcattcattccttcattcatgaAATGATTCCTGACTGCCTATTCTGTTTCAGGCCCTACTCTGGACACTGGGATATATAATCCATTTTCTTGAGAAACTCTCAGCAGACTGGTAGAGACAGCGAGAGGTCAGGAAGCAATAACTAACCTTTCTACAATGCTTTACTTTTTACAAGGTATTTTTATAGTGCCTGCtacataacaggtgctcaatttgttgaatgaaagaaacagtagatggttaagagcatggactctgaagGAAGGGCTTCAAATCCCGGCTCTACCACAAGCTAGCTATATGACTTTAGGTCAAATCTCCCTAAGCCTCAATTTTCAGTAAACAGaggtaataatagtagtaattacCTAATATGATTGTTATGAGAATTCAACATAAACCACAATACAGAATAAACGTttaataagtgttagctattgaaaataataaaataggaatgGCAATAAAGGAACAGCtacactgtctcatttaatcctcacactgaCTCTGTTGGAAGGAAAACTGAAGTTTTGCTTTCAGACCTTCAAAGGTCCAAATGTCTAATTTGTATGTATTATGTAAGGCAATGGCATTATGAATATGAAAACAGCATCTTATAGGTACACTTAAAATACAACGATCATCACTTATTAGAAGGACTAAGTCAGTCAATCATTCTCCCTTGGCTTAGGGGCATCAGATGAGGcagggcaaaagagaaagaatgagcaaatgaacaaacagggctaataaaatttaaaatcaagtaTAAAGTAAATGTCAAAGTTCAACGCCAAtggctttaaatttaaaatcaagtATAAAGGAAATGTCAAAGTTCAACGTCAATGGCTTTAAGTTTAAAATCAAGTATAAAGGAAATGTCAAAGTTCAACGCCAATGGCTTTAAGTTTAAAATCAAGTATAAAGGAAATGTCAAAGTTCAACGTCAATGGCTTTAGCCTCagatgaagtcatactacatCTAACAGGATGAACAGGAGTATCAGCCATGATCCCTACGACAGAAACTTCAAATCATAAGCTGCCATTTCAAGGACAACATAGCATGGCCCTTCATTAATCATAAATCCACACCCTAGAAATGAAACCAAAACTTACGTTTATCTTTCACGTtaggcaacattttaaaaaatcaatttactcTGAGATTCACTTACACAGCACTCAACCACTGTTGAAaccaagcttttaaaaattcagctcaaACAATAGCTTTTtactaaatgaaaatattatctcAGCATTTTTCTTGACTGTTAACTCTCCAAGTTAGTGGGCAAAGTTAGCAACCTTGAAAGTATCGTTAGCTTTGATTCTAAGCAGGCCAGAAACTCAATTACGTCAAAATGATTTTGAACAAAATAATCTCCAGGCCTGAAAAACACAAATCAGGCAAGCTACAGGTTTCCCCAATTCCTTCATAGGgtacatatttgttgaaggaggcagaaggggagaagcaggaaggCTGCTCCAAACTGACTGCAGCTTCAGAATAAGTCAATTAAATTCAAATCTACCCCTTCTGGGTGGTAGATTAGAACTCAAAGGGCAGAGAGGGATGTATAACTGCAAGCTTTCTAAATTAACTGTTTTAAGAGGGCCTCCAGGGGCTATCTGCCAGAAGAGCATAGGTAAATTCTCCCGGCAGCACTGAGCACGCATTTTCGGGGGCTGGGATCATCCTAAGAACAAGGCCTTAAGCTGCTAGAAACCATGACAGAGTTTGGTTGAACACAGACGTTTGGATGGAGTTGTTTGTTATGTGTGGAAAGTTCTGCCGTTCTCAGCAAAACTACCCCCATACCATAAGGGGAGATCCTATCTAGAGGAATCAAGAAATAGAGGATTATGGTGACCAAGTGCACTATCcccttactttctttttcttaaagatatgTATTATCACCTGGTACAGTATACACTGTTTATATATTAACTGTCTTCTCCCTATTATAATGCAAGCTCCACCAGCCTAGGGATGGACCCTACTGCTATAACCCTTGGTTAAGGACACATAAtagtgcctgtcacatagtaggtagtcaataaatgtttgctgaatgaatgaatcatttttGCCCTTGAATCTGTATCTCAAACAAGCCCTACCTTTTTTTGTTTAGCCAGTTTGAAAGGGGTTTCTTGACATATGCAACTGGAGTTGTAAATGCATTCTGTTCTCAATCTATTATGAATGTGATATTCCTCTCTAGTTTATGTCACAAAAATAGGATTTTACTACATCACTACTAACTGGATGCACCTTCTCtcggtccttttttttttttcccagtgtgtACCCTTTGTAAGGAGGTAAAAATGTCCAAAAGTCTGTGAGCTTAACACGGAAAGAACCATGTCACACACATCTTGC
This genomic stretch from Phocoena phocoena chromosome 11, mPhoPho1.1, whole genome shotgun sequence harbors:
- the CMAS gene encoding N-acylneuraminate cytidylyltransferase, which gives rise to MDSVEKGAATSVSNPRGRPSRGRPPKLQRNSRGGQGRGVEKPPHLAALILARGGSKGIPLKNIKHLAGVPLIGWVLRAALDSGVFQSVWVSTDHDEIENVAKQFGAQVHRRSSEASKDSSTSLDAIIEFLNYHNEVDIVGNIQATSPCLHPTDLQKVAEMIREEGYDSVFSVVRRHQFRWGEIQKGVREMTEPLNLNPAKRPRRQDWDGELYENGSFYFAKRHLIEMGYLQGGKMAYYEMRAEHSVDIDVDIDWPIAEQRVLRFGYFGKEKLKEIKLFVCNIDGCLTNGHIYVSGDQKEIISYDVKDAIGISLLKKSGIEVRLISERACSKQTLSSLKLDCKMEVSVPDKLAVVDEWRKEMGLCWKEVAYLGNEVSDEECLKKAGLSGVPADACAAAQKAVGYICKSYGGRGALREFAEHVFLLMEKVINSCQK